The genomic segment TTCAAATTTTTTTCTACTATACCCTTTTTTGCTTTTAGTATAATTAGTCCCAGTATATTTTAGATTCTTTAATAGATCTATGACAGATTTAAAAAATATTTTTTTTTCTTCTAATTCAAAAAAAAACTTGATGTTATTTTTTTGTAATTTATCAATATATGTTGAATGGGTTTTTAATGGAAAGACAGATGCGAAACCAATTTTTTGTGATGCTTGTTTTAATTCTTGTAATGTTCCATCAACAAATATAGCTAAAGAAAATTTAGCTAAAGGCTTTAAAACAGATAAATTTTTTAATATAGAGTCAGCTCCATGTTCATACCATTGCATTGTAGAAGAGCTGATTAATAAATCAAATTGTTGATTTTTAAAAGGAGGGTGTTCTCCGTCTGCTACTATTTTTGTGGCTTTAGAAGGACATAGGGCAAGCATTTTTTTTGAAATGTCTAAAGTGATCAGCTGATTAAAGCTGAGATAGTTTACTAATAGAGATGTTAGAATACCTCCTCCTGCTCCAATTTCTAGAATGGAAGGGAAGAATTTTTTAGATACTTTTTGAAGACACTTTTTAGCAACATATTTTTGGATAATAGCTTTTTTAGTATAATAAGAAGATCCTTTATTAAAAAAAGTTGCAATTTGTTGTTTCATAGATAACCTTTAAAATTGATTTTTCTGGGATATAGTGTTGTGTATTTTTGAATATAAAGATATTATTTTTATATATATCTAAATTTTTAACTAAACTTTCTATTTCTTTTAGAGGAACGATTTGATCGCACTCTCCATGTAGTATATAAATATTATCATGTTCTGTTTTCAAATTTTGCAATGGTATTTTAGATTCTATTAAAAAATTAAGCCCTTTTATAAGACTATCAACAATTACTTCGCTGTTTATATTTATTTGATAGTTTATATTTAATCCTGTTTTTATAAGAAAATTGTTAACTGTTTTTTGGGGTTTTTTCTGTAACTTTTTTTGCATAATATTTAATATTTTAGGATTCCAAAAATTAGTAAAATTTAGAAAAGGAGAAATGAGAAATATATATTTAGCTTTGCATAAGGATATATTTTTTAAAATAAGGTGTGCTC from the Desulfonauticus submarinus genome contains:
- a CDS encoding methyltransferase domain-containing protein, producing MKQQIATFFNKGSSYYTKKAIIQKYVAKKCLQKVSKKFFPSILEIGAGGGILTSLLVNYLSFNQLITLDISKKMLALCPSKATKIVADGEHPPFKNQQFDLLISSSTMQWYEHGADSILKNLSVLKPLAKFSLAIFVDGTLQELKQASQKIGFASVFPLKTHSTYIDKLQKNNIKFFFELEEKKIFFKSVIDLLKNLKYTGTNYTKSKKGYSRKKFEEFCYFYESNFKKKEGVYTTYKILYMWN